From the genome of Eublepharis macularius isolate TG4126 chromosome 12, MPM_Emac_v1.0, whole genome shotgun sequence, one region includes:
- the EARS2 gene encoding probable glutamate--tRNA ligase, mitochondrial isoform X1: MGRGAAAASAWRARVRFAPSPTGFLHLGGLRTALYNYIFAKKHEGCFVLRLEDTDQSRVVPGAASGIEDMLEWAGIPPDESPRRGGPVGPYQQSQRLDLYRKATEQLLKKGAAYRCFCTPQRLELLKKEALRSLQTPRYDNRCRHLSTRQVAEKVSQGADHVVRFRLEEGSEPFCDLIHGWSKHEVASVEGDPVILKSDGFPTYHLASVVDDHLMGITHVLRGGEWLVSTAKHLLLYRALGWDPPHFGHLPLLLNADGSKLSKRQGHVFVEQLAHDGYLPAALLDAITHCGSGFTENRMGRTLEELIAKFDMGRIEKHSALLDLEKLSEFNRIHLDQQIGDQRRRQDLVAEVQSSVEQVYGERLTERGVLRTAYVEQVLLLRRGHISRLQDLVSPQYSFLWIRPTVSYKQLQAVSPEADEIGQLVLELLDRPAGVLTIEELNRDLCRLPEQLRGTQYRIMMKLLRLALSGQQQGPSVAEMMVSLGRQEVQTRIQRALCG; this comes from the exons ATGGGGCGCGGGGCGGCGGCGGCCTCGGCCTGGCGGGCGCGGGTGAGGTTCGCGCCCAGCCCCACAG gtttcctgCACTTGGGGGGCCTGCGAACTGCTCTGTACAACTACATTTTTgccaaaaagcacgaaggatgcTTTGTCCTGAGATTGGAGGACACTGACCAGAGCCGGGTTGTGCCTGGAGCTGCTTCCGGAATCGAGGACATGCTGGAATGGGCAG GCATCCCTCCTGACGAGAGCCCTCGACGGGGTGGGCCTGTGGGTCCCTACCAGCAGTCTCAGAGGCTTGATCTGTACAGAAAAGCCACCGAGCAGCTCCTCAAGAAGGGAGCTGCTTATCGCTGCTTTTGCACCCCGCAGCGCCTAGAATTGCTGAAGAAGGAAGCACTGCGGAGCCTGCAAACACCCCG GTATGACAACAGGTGTCGTCACCTGAGCACCAGGCAGGTGGCTGAGAAGGTATCTCAGGGGGCTGACCATGTGGTGCGGTTTCGCTTGGAGGAGGGGTCGGAACCCTTCTGTGATCTGATCCATGGCTGGAGCAAGCATGAAGTGGCCAGCGTGGAAGGCGATCCAGTGATCCTGAAGAGCGACGGCTTCCCCACTTACCACCTGGCAAGCGTGGTGGACGACCATCTCATGGGAATCACCCACGTTCTGCGTGGAGGCGAGTGGCTGGTCTCCACTGCCAAGCATCTCCTCCTCTACCGGGCCCTGGGCTGGGACCCGCCCCACTTCGGCCACCTCCCCCTGCTCCTGAACGCAGATGGCAGCAAGCTCTCCAAGCGGCAGGGGCATGTTTTCGTAGAGCAGTTGGCTCACGATGGCTATTTGCCGGCAGCTCTGCTGGATGCCATCACCCACTGCGGCTCTGGGTTTACAG agaatcgGATGGGAAGGACGCTGGAAGAGCTGATTGCCAAGTTCGACATGGGCAGGATCGAGAAGCACTCAGCCCTCCTGGATCTGGAGAAGCTGAGTGAGTTCAACAG AATCCACCTGGACCAGCAGATTGGGGACCAGAGGCGACGGCAAGATCTGGTGGCAGAGGTGCAGTCTTCAGTGGAGCAGGTCTACGGGGAGCGGCTGACGGAGAGAGGGGTTCTCCGAACGGCTTATGTGGAGCAGGTGCTCCTGCTGAGAAGA GGTCATATAAGCCGTCTCCAGGATCTGGTGTCACCCCAGTACTCATTCCTGTGGATCAGGCCCACCGTGTCTTACAAGCAACTTCAGGCCGTTTCGCCAGAGGCGGATGAGATAGGTCAGCTCGTCCTTGA gttgctGGATCGGCCGGCAGGTGTCCTGACTATTGAGGAGCTCAACAGAGATTTGTGCCGGCTGCCAGAGCAGCTCAGAGGCACCCAGTACCGCATCATGATGAAACTCCTCCGCCTGGCCCTCAGTGGACAGCAG CAAGGACCCAGCGTTGCTGAGATGATGGTCTCCCTGGGACGCCAAGAAGTTCAAACCCGGATACAAAGGGCCTTGTGCGGCTAA
- the EARS2 gene encoding probable glutamate--tRNA ligase, mitochondrial isoform X2: MLAYDSLLAGIPPDESPRRGGPVGPYQQSQRLDLYRKATEQLLKKGAAYRCFCTPQRLELLKKEALRSLQTPRYDNRCRHLSTRQVAEKVSQGADHVVRFRLEEGSEPFCDLIHGWSKHEVASVEGDPVILKSDGFPTYHLASVVDDHLMGITHVLRGGEWLVSTAKHLLLYRALGWDPPHFGHLPLLLNADGSKLSKRQGHVFVEQLAHDGYLPAALLDAITHCGSGFTENRMGRTLEELIAKFDMGRIEKHSALLDLEKLSEFNRIHLDQQIGDQRRRQDLVAEVQSSVEQVYGERLTERGVLRTAYVEQVLLLRRGHISRLQDLVSPQYSFLWIRPTVSYKQLQAVSPEADEIGQLVLELLDRPAGVLTIEELNRDLCRLPEQLRGTQYRIMMKLLRLALSGQQQGPSVAEMMVSLGRQEVQTRIQRALCG; encoded by the exons ATGCTTGCTTATGACTCCCTTCTTGCAGGCATCCCTCCTGACGAGAGCCCTCGACGGGGTGGGCCTGTGGGTCCCTACCAGCAGTCTCAGAGGCTTGATCTGTACAGAAAAGCCACCGAGCAGCTCCTCAAGAAGGGAGCTGCTTATCGCTGCTTTTGCACCCCGCAGCGCCTAGAATTGCTGAAGAAGGAAGCACTGCGGAGCCTGCAAACACCCCG GTATGACAACAGGTGTCGTCACCTGAGCACCAGGCAGGTGGCTGAGAAGGTATCTCAGGGGGCTGACCATGTGGTGCGGTTTCGCTTGGAGGAGGGGTCGGAACCCTTCTGTGATCTGATCCATGGCTGGAGCAAGCATGAAGTGGCCAGCGTGGAAGGCGATCCAGTGATCCTGAAGAGCGACGGCTTCCCCACTTACCACCTGGCAAGCGTGGTGGACGACCATCTCATGGGAATCACCCACGTTCTGCGTGGAGGCGAGTGGCTGGTCTCCACTGCCAAGCATCTCCTCCTCTACCGGGCCCTGGGCTGGGACCCGCCCCACTTCGGCCACCTCCCCCTGCTCCTGAACGCAGATGGCAGCAAGCTCTCCAAGCGGCAGGGGCATGTTTTCGTAGAGCAGTTGGCTCACGATGGCTATTTGCCGGCAGCTCTGCTGGATGCCATCACCCACTGCGGCTCTGGGTTTACAG agaatcgGATGGGAAGGACGCTGGAAGAGCTGATTGCCAAGTTCGACATGGGCAGGATCGAGAAGCACTCAGCCCTCCTGGATCTGGAGAAGCTGAGTGAGTTCAACAG AATCCACCTGGACCAGCAGATTGGGGACCAGAGGCGACGGCAAGATCTGGTGGCAGAGGTGCAGTCTTCAGTGGAGCAGGTCTACGGGGAGCGGCTGACGGAGAGAGGGGTTCTCCGAACGGCTTATGTGGAGCAGGTGCTCCTGCTGAGAAGA GGTCATATAAGCCGTCTCCAGGATCTGGTGTCACCCCAGTACTCATTCCTGTGGATCAGGCCCACCGTGTCTTACAAGCAACTTCAGGCCGTTTCGCCAGAGGCGGATGAGATAGGTCAGCTCGTCCTTGA gttgctGGATCGGCCGGCAGGTGTCCTGACTATTGAGGAGCTCAACAGAGATTTGTGCCGGCTGCCAGAGCAGCTCAGAGGCACCCAGTACCGCATCATGATGAAACTCCTCCGCCTGGCCCTCAGTGGACAGCAG CAAGGACCCAGCGTTGCTGAGATGATGGTCTCCCTGGGACGCCAAGAAGTTCAAACCCGGATACAAAGGGCCTTGTGCGGCTAA